Part of the Lucilia cuprina isolate Lc7/37 chromosome 5, ASM2204524v1, whole genome shotgun sequence genome is shown below.
atgaaaattaaaaaaaatgaatgttttaaaaatgtacataaaaaaacataatttagtgGAAACCCCAACCAAAAAATAAGACCCCTTTAACCaacatatttgaaatttgtacatattttccaaaaaaacaaaaacaacacacaaaTCTACAACTTACCCCATCCAATCATCTGAACTTTGTTTAGTATCATGACTTTCCGTAGCCGTACGATCCAAACGGAATATATGCACAGTTTCAGTATTCGAGCTAGAGACTAAATATTCAGCACAAGTGCTAAACGACAATGAAGCAATAGAGACGCAACGTTTTAAACCACGTCTCAATTCAAATAGTTTAGTGCCGTCCAATGATGAAAATACCCTTATAACAGTGCCACGCTCACTGGCAGTGGCTATTTCAGTGCCCGATGGACTAAATGCCAAAGCGGCCAAGGGGCTGTCATGAGCTGGTATCATAGTTTTAGCATGTAAATTAATGGCATCGAATATTTGCACTTCGCCCGCCGTTACACTGCCCGGATAGGCTAAATAGCAGTGATCGGACGAGGAACTCAAAGCACATAAACCAGCAGAATTGCAGGGTGTATCACGTATGGTGTGTACCACCTTCATATCTTGTATATTATGAATGTAAAGACTCTCCTCTAAGCAGACAATTAAACGTTCACGATTTAATTTAACAGCCAATATCGAATTCGAATATGAATAATTGCATATTTCGCTTTGTTTCTTAAAGTGACAGACctttaaaagaaatacaatCACTAAATTTAGTTTGTATATTGTATTTAACCACAATTACCTTTAATTTCCTGGGTGCTCTTTGGGCCACAATTGCCACCAATGAACTTTCAAATAAACGTTCAATTAAAAAGATTTCTTCTGTGGGACATGTATAGATTTTATCTAGGGTATTATCTACAGAGCCTAAACTATATAAACTATAACCTGATTTAGTGCCCACG
Proteins encoded:
- the LOC111689616 gene encoding WD repeat domain phosphoinositide-interacting protein 2 isoform X3 — encoded protein: MMSLLFRPDMDAGEVFVNFNQNVTSLAVGTKSGYSLYSLGSVDNTLDKIYTCPTEEIFLIERLFESSLVAIVAQRAPRKLKVCHFKKQSEICNYSYSNSILAVKLNRERLIVCLEESLYIHNIQDMKVVHTIRDTPCNSAGLCALSSSSDHCYLAYPGSVTAGEVQIFDAINLHAKTMIPAHDSPLAALAFSPSGTEIATASERGTVIRVFSSLDGTKLFELRRGLKRCVSIASLSFSTCAEYLVSSSNTETVHIFRLDRTATESHDTKQSSDDWMGYSFFRFLSKTVSSYLPTQVTDVFSQGRAFASVTLPEAGVRRMCAITKIQKQLRLLIASQDGYLYVYSIPSVEGAECQLIKKHDLRLDDCYAIDVRGVAAAAAGATATTNPSPGSTGGTSSSKEEAKSSSSSNSYAAAVKTEGGSNASS
- the LOC111689616 gene encoding WD repeat domain phosphoinositide-interacting protein 2 isoform X2 — protein: MMSLLFRPDMDAGEVFVNFNQNVTSLAVGTKSGYSLYSLGSVDNTLDKIYTCPTEEIFLIERLFESSLVAIVAQRAPRKLKVCHFKKQSEICNYSYSNSILAVKLNRERLIVCLEESLYIHNIQDMKVVHTIRDTPCNSAGLCALSSSSDHCYLAYPGSVTAGEVQIFDAINLHAKTMIPAHDSPLAALAFSPSGTEIATASERGTVIRVFSSLDGTKLFELRRGLKRCVSIASLSFSTCAEYLVSSSNTETVHIFRLDRTATESHDTKQSSDDWMGFLSKTVSSYLPTQVTDVFSQGRAFASVTLPEAGVRRMCAITKIQKQLRLLIASQDGYLYVYSIPSVEGAECQLIKKHDLRLDDCYAIDVRVNSSPSLGVAAAAAGATATTNPSPGSTGGTSSSKEEAKSSSSSNSYAAAVKTEGGSNASS
- the LOC111689616 gene encoding WD repeat domain phosphoinositide-interacting protein 2 isoform X1, producing MMSLLFRPDMDAGEVFVNFNQNVTSLAVGTKSGYSLYSLGSVDNTLDKIYTCPTEEIFLIERLFESSLVAIVAQRAPRKLKVCHFKKQSEICNYSYSNSILAVKLNRERLIVCLEESLYIHNIQDMKVVHTIRDTPCNSAGLCALSSSSDHCYLAYPGSVTAGEVQIFDAINLHAKTMIPAHDSPLAALAFSPSGTEIATASERGTVIRVFSSLDGTKLFELRRGLKRCVSIASLSFSTCAEYLVSSSNTETVHIFRLDRTATESHDTKQSSDDWMGYSFFRFLSKTVSSYLPTQVTDVFSQGRAFASVTLPEAGVRRMCAITKIQKQLRLLIASQDGYLYVYSIPSVEGAECQLIKKHDLRLDDCYAIDVRVNSSPSLGVAAAAAGATATTNPSPGSTGGTSSSKEEAKSSSSSNSYAAAVKTEGGSNASS